The window CTACACATTTGCGTGTCCGGGCAAACGTTTGTCGAAAATCCATATGAAAGGATTTCACCTTGGAAGGGACGATTTATAATCCGCCAAGGCAAGAAGCCCGGAAAAATGCCTCCCTCAGTCGATCTAGCACTACTTTATGCATGAATTTATATGATCGATATATAAATGAATAAACGAAATGGTATTTGTCAGCCGCGCGCGCGCTGCTGCATAGTTGGCTGAGGATGTTTACGGAAACATGAATATTGCCTGTTGCTCCATGGTCATGGTGGTGACACATTCAGCAAGTAGACTTGCGCGCTGCGCAGGAACACGCCGCGGTCGGGCGCTCTCGCTCGACGGGCACGACGGATGACAATCAAGACGGCTTCGCTTTATTTGACAGGCTTTTCGTGGTGGCGCCACAAGCGCCGCCAGCGCAGATTTGCAACAAAGTACAGAGGGAAAGCTTCACGGCTTTCCACCATAACATGTCTTTTTTTGGGATTACACAATGATCAAACATAATCGGATGCAGGTCACCAAGCTGGCGCTGGCGCTATCGATCGCGCTGGCGACCTTGCCGGCCATGGCGCAGAACACCACGTCGGCCATCGGCGGACGCATTTCCGCCGCCGACGGCAAGCCTGCCAGCGGCGCGACCGTATCCATCGTCCACGCAGAATCCGGTTCCGTCAGCAATGTCGTTACCGACGGCGAGGGGCGCTACGTTGCGCGCGGCCTGCGTTCGGGCGGTCCGTACACGATCATCGTCACCAAAGACGGCATCACCGAAAAACGCGAAAACGTCTTCATCCAGCTGGCCGAGACCGCGTCCGTCGACGCCACCTTGGGCGCACCAATGCAGACCGTGACCATCGCCGGTTCGGCTGCCCGCTCCGAGAAGTTCTCGAAATCGAACATGGGCGCCGGCACCAGCATCGGTTCGGCCGAAATCGCCACCCAGGCATCGATCCAGCGCAATCTGCAAGACTACGCCCGTGCCGACCCGCGCGTGGCCCAGACCGACAAGGAACGCGGCGAAATCTCCGTGGCCGGCCAGAACTCGCGCTACAACTCGCTGACCATCGACGGCGTGGCCGTCAACGATACCTTCGGCCTGGAATCGAACGGCAGCCCGACCGCCAAGCAGCCGATCTCGATCGAAGCGATCCAGACCGTGCAGGTCAACGTCGCCAACTACGACGTCACGCAAAAAGGCTACACCGGCGGCAACATCAACGCCGTCACCAAGTCCGGCACCAACACCGTCAAGGGCAGCCTCTACTACGTGTTCCGTAACGACAAGATGTCCGGCGACCGCTACAACAACGCCAACGACAGCTATTACGCGCCGCCATCGTCCAAGGACACCACCGCCGGCTTTACGCTGGGCGGCCCGCTGATCCAGGACAAGCTGTTCATTTTCGCTAACTACGAGAAGCTCGAATCGAGCCGTTCGGCGCCGGCCTTCGGCCCGTTGGGCAGCTCGCTGACCAACGTCGGCATCACCCCGTCCCTGATCTCCGCGGCCCAGGGCATCGCCAAGAACCAGTACGGCATCGAGCCCGGCACCACCGATGTGCCGAGCGGCGCCAAGCTGAACGTGGAAGATGCGCTGGTGAAGGTCGACTGGAACATCAACGACGACCACCGCGCAATGTTCCGCTACGCGAAGACGTCGCAGTCCGAGCCGCAATTTGCCGGCATTTCGGCAACCGGCCTGTCGCTCAATTCGCAATGGTACGCGCAGGACAAGACGATCGAAACCTTCGTCGCCCAGCTGACGTCGGACTGGAGCCCGAACTTCTCGACCGAATTCAAACTGTCGCAGCGCGACTATGACAGCGTGCCGACCCTGAACTCGCGCCTCCCGGCGATCAGCCTGTCGATGACCGGGCGTAATCCGGATGGTACGCCGGCAACCGTGCCGACCACCAACCGTTCGCTGAGCTTCGGCACCGACAGCAGCCGTCACCGCAACATTCTCGCCACCAAGACCGACGACGTCTATCTGGGCGCGAACTGGGGCCTGGGCGACCACGAAGTCAAGTTCGGCACCGACTACAGCAACAACACGATCTACAACGCTTTCCAGCAAAACATTTTCGGCAACTATTCGTTCAACTGCCAGAACAGCAGCGCGGCCTGGACCTACAGCTTCGGCGCGATCACTTGCGCCAGCGCGACGCCGGCCCAGGTTGAACAAGCCATCCTGGAAAACTTCGCCAAAGGCCGTCCGAACTCGTACCAGGTGCAGGTCGCCGCTCCTGGCGTGAACCTGAACGATGCCGTCGCCAACTTCTCGCTGAAGAACTACGGCGCTTTTGTGCAGGATACCTGGACCATCAGCCCACGCCTGACGGTCAGCGCCGGCGTGCGTCTCGATGCTGCCCGCATCAGCGACCGTCCGCTGCGCAACAATGCCGTCGCCGCACCTAAGATCGAAGGCAATGTTGCCACCGGCCTGCGCGAAAAGGGTGGCTATGGCATGGACAACACCAACACCTTCGACGGCCAGAATCTGATACAGCCGCGTTTCGGCATCAACTACAACTTCGACACCGCCCGCAAGATGCAAATCCGTGGTGGCGCCGGCCTGTTCCAGGGTAACGCTGCCGCGGTATGGCTGTCGAACCCGTTCTCGAACCCTGGCGTGGCAACCACGACCGTCGGTTGCGGCACAGGTAACTTCGCGGCGTGCGGCGGCGCCAGCATCTTCAACGCCAATCCGGACCAGCAGAAAACCAGCTTCGGCGGCAGCGCTGCCATGCCGGCGGCCAACGTCGACATCCTGGCGCAAGGCTTGCGTCAGCCATCGGTCTGGAAAGCCAACATTGCGTTCGACATGGAATTGCCATGGTACGGCCTGGTCTTCGGTGCCGAGTACCTGCACGTCAAGTCCAAGGACGCCATCTTCTATCAGAACTTGAACCTCGGTGCCGCAACGCGCCAGGGCAGCGATGGCCGTTCCCTGTACTACACCAGCCAGGGTTACAATTCCGCGTGCTGGGGCGCGACCGGCAACGCGATCACCAGCGGCCCCGCCTGCGCTGGTTTCCGTTCCAAGGCACTGAGCAACGAATCGTTCGCCAACGTGCTGCTGGCGCAAAAAACCGACCAGGGCGGCAGCGGCATGGCGACCCTGTCGCTGAGCCGTCCGATGACGTCGGGCCTGGCCTGGTCGATGGCGTACACCTACACCGACTCCAAGGAAGTGTCGCCACTGACCTCGTCGACCTCGAACTCGAACTTCACCGGCCGTTCGATCTTCAACCCGAATGAAGAAGTCAACGCCAATTCGAGCTACCTGGTCAAGAACCGCGTCAACGCCATCGTCAACTTCCAGAAGAGTTTCTTCGGTGCGTACAAGACCCGCTTCGGCATGTTCTACGAAGGCCGTTCGGGCAAGCCCTACAGCTGGACCGTCAACAACGACTTGAACGGCGACGGTTCCGGTGGTAACGACCTGATGTACATCCCGTCGGCGCCAGGTTCGGGCCAGGTGGTGTTTGCAGGCGACACGGCAACGAGCCACGCCAACGAAGACAAGTTCTGGGGCGTCGTCAACAGCAACAGCGTGCTGAAAAATGCCGCTGGCGGCGTGGTTGGCCGTAACACGGACTTCTCGCCATGGAGCAACAGCTTCGACATGCGTATCGCCCAGGAACTGCCGGGTCTGTTCGCCAAGAACAAGGCCGTGTTCAGCCTCGACTTCTTCAACTTCGGCAACTTGCTGAACAAGAAATGGGGCCGTATCAATGAAGTCGGCTTCCAGAGCGCGGGCGCCCAGGCGCGCAGCTTCGTCGACTACGTCGGTCTCGACGCGAACGGCAAGTACATCTACAAAGTACGCGACAACGTCGAATCGCTCGACGTTCGCCAGACCAAGGGCGAGTCGCAGTGGGCCATTCAAGCGACGGTCAAGTACGAATTCTGATGCCTCGCTAGCGTAGTTTGAAGAGCGGCCGGTGGCGACACTGGCCGTTTTTTTTCGTCCCGCCCGTGCGTGATTTTTTGCCTTGATCGATACATTCCCGATACATATTAGAGGGCGTGGCGTCCGCTGCGGCGCGCGCTCTTCGGTTATCCTATTACCTATGAAACTATTCTCAAGGCCCCTCTGCGCCGCGCTCGCCGCGGCCTTCCTGTCGGCGGGCTGCGCCACGCGCCCGACGGCCCCGATCGAGATCAACGTGGTTGCCCTGAACGACTTCCACGGCCACCTCGACTCCACCAAATTCCAGTACCACAGCATCCACGCCAGCGGCCAGCAGACCGCGCAGGCCGGCGGCATCGACACCATCGCCGCCGCCGTCCAGGCCTGGCGCAAGGAAGACAAGGACCTGCTCTTCGTCGGGGCCGGCGACCTCATTGGCGCGTCCCCCGCCATGTCGTCGATGTGGGCCGATGAACCGGCGTTGGAGGCGCTGACCTTGGCGGGCATGCGCATCTCCTCGGTCGGCAATCACGAATTCGACAACGGCCGCGCCGAACTGCTGCGCCAGCAGCGGGGCGGTTGCGACTCGGTACGTCCCGAAAAAGCCTGCCAGTTCACCAAAGACTTCCGCGGCGCCGGCTTCACTTACCTGGCCGCCAACGTGATCGACGACGCCACCGGCAAGCCGTTTCTGCCGGCCTACCGGATCGAAGACGTCAAGGGTGTCAAGGTCGGCCTGATCGGCGCCGTGCTGCGCAACACCGCATCGGTGGTGCTGGCCTCGGGCATCGTCGGCTTGACGTTCGAGGACGAAGCCACGGCGATCAACCGCGTCATCCCCGCCATGCGCGCGCAGGGCGCACAGGTGTTCGTGGTGCTGATTCACGAGGGCGGACACACGCCGGAACCGTTCGACAAGCCCGATTGCAGCGACCTGAAAGGCCCGATCGTCGACATCGTCAAAAAGCTCGATCCGGCGATTCGCGTGATCGTCAGCGGCCACTCGCACACGGGCTTTCAGTGCAAGGTCGATGGCCGCGTGGTGACCCAGGGCGAGATGGGCGGCCATGTGCTGTCGCGCATCAAGATGATGGTCGACCCGGCCAGCGGCGCGGTGGGCGACATCGGGGTGCGCAATGTGGTGATGAAAGCGGGCCAGTATCCGCCGGATGCGCGCGTGTCGGCCTACCTCAAGCAAGCCAGGGAGCGCAGCGAGGCGGCGCTGGCGCGGCCGGTGGCGCGCGTGGCCATCCGTTCGATCAACCGCAAGGAAAGCGCCGCCGGCGAAACCGTGCTCGGTGGCCTGATCGCCGACGCCGTGCTGGCGGCCACCAAATCGCAGGGTGTGCAGATCGGCTTCATGAACATGGGCGGCATGCGCCAGGACCTCGATGTGGGCGCCAGTCTCACCGCCACCTACGGCGACGTGCAGATCGTGCTCCCGTTCGGGAATACGATCGTGGCGATGGATATGACCGGTGCCCAGATCCGCGCGCTGCTCGAGCAGCAGTGGGCGCGTCCGGGTGCGAGCAGTGTCTCGGTGCTGCAGGTATCGGAGGGCTTCAGCTACCGCTGGAACCCGGCCGCGCCGCCCGGCCAGCGCGTCATCCGCGACAGCGTCACTTTGAACGGCAAGGTGCTGGACGATGCCGCCGTGGTGCGCGTGGCGGGCAATAACTTCCTGGCCGAAGGCGGCGACAGCTTCCCGGCATTCGCCGCCGCGACCAACAAGCGCGATACGCAGATCCGCGATATCGACGCCGTGGTCCAGTTC of the Massilia violaceinigra genome contains:
- a CDS encoding TonB-dependent receptor encodes the protein MIKHNRMQVTKLALALSIALATLPAMAQNTTSAIGGRISAADGKPASGATVSIVHAESGSVSNVVTDGEGRYVARGLRSGGPYTIIVTKDGITEKRENVFIQLAETASVDATLGAPMQTVTIAGSAARSEKFSKSNMGAGTSIGSAEIATQASIQRNLQDYARADPRVAQTDKERGEISVAGQNSRYNSLTIDGVAVNDTFGLESNGSPTAKQPISIEAIQTVQVNVANYDVTQKGYTGGNINAVTKSGTNTVKGSLYYVFRNDKMSGDRYNNANDSYYAPPSSKDTTAGFTLGGPLIQDKLFIFANYEKLESSRSAPAFGPLGSSLTNVGITPSLISAAQGIAKNQYGIEPGTTDVPSGAKLNVEDALVKVDWNINDDHRAMFRYAKTSQSEPQFAGISATGLSLNSQWYAQDKTIETFVAQLTSDWSPNFSTEFKLSQRDYDSVPTLNSRLPAISLSMTGRNPDGTPATVPTTNRSLSFGTDSSRHRNILATKTDDVYLGANWGLGDHEVKFGTDYSNNTIYNAFQQNIFGNYSFNCQNSSAAWTYSFGAITCASATPAQVEQAILENFAKGRPNSYQVQVAAPGVNLNDAVANFSLKNYGAFVQDTWTISPRLTVSAGVRLDAARISDRPLRNNAVAAPKIEGNVATGLREKGGYGMDNTNTFDGQNLIQPRFGINYNFDTARKMQIRGGAGLFQGNAAAVWLSNPFSNPGVATTTVGCGTGNFAACGGASIFNANPDQQKTSFGGSAAMPAANVDILAQGLRQPSVWKANIAFDMELPWYGLVFGAEYLHVKSKDAIFYQNLNLGAATRQGSDGRSLYYTSQGYNSACWGATGNAITSGPACAGFRSKALSNESFANVLLAQKTDQGGSGMATLSLSRPMTSGLAWSMAYTYTDSKEVSPLTSSTSNSNFTGRSIFNPNEEVNANSSYLVKNRVNAIVNFQKSFFGAYKTRFGMFYEGRSGKPYSWTVNNDLNGDGSGGNDLMYIPSAPGSGQVVFAGDTATSHANEDKFWGVVNSNSVLKNAAGGVVGRNTDFSPWSNSFDMRIAQELPGLFAKNKAVFSLDFFNFGNLLNKKWGRINEVGFQSAGAQARSFVDYVGLDANGKYIYKVRDNVESLDVRQTKGESQWAIQATVKYEF
- a CDS encoding bifunctional metallophosphatase/5'-nucleotidase; the encoded protein is MKLFSRPLCAALAAAFLSAGCATRPTAPIEINVVALNDFHGHLDSTKFQYHSIHASGQQTAQAGGIDTIAAAVQAWRKEDKDLLFVGAGDLIGASPAMSSMWADEPALEALTLAGMRISSVGNHEFDNGRAELLRQQRGGCDSVRPEKACQFTKDFRGAGFTYLAANVIDDATGKPFLPAYRIEDVKGVKVGLIGAVLRNTASVVLASGIVGLTFEDEATAINRVIPAMRAQGAQVFVVLIHEGGHTPEPFDKPDCSDLKGPIVDIVKKLDPAIRVIVSGHSHTGFQCKVDGRVVTQGEMGGHVLSRIKMMVDPASGAVGDIGVRNVVMKAGQYPPDARVSAYLKQARERSEAALARPVARVAIRSINRKESAAGETVLGGLIADAVLAATKSQGVQIGFMNMGGMRQDLDVGASLTATYGDVQIVLPFGNTIVAMDMTGAQIRALLEQQWARPGASSVSVLQVSEGFSYRWNPAAPPGQRVIRDSVTLNGKVLDDAAVVRVAGNNFLAEGGDSFPAFAAATNKRDTQIRDIDAVVQFMIRQDKAGKPVGAATPAGRIGTVQ